A portion of the Aquila chrysaetos chrysaetos chromosome 4, bAquChr1.4, whole genome shotgun sequence genome contains these proteins:
- the CPNE3 gene encoding copine-3 isoform X1: MAAQCVTKVELTIACTNLLDKDVGSKSDPLCVLLQNTSGQQWYEVDRTERVKNSLNPKFAKKFLIDYYFELVQKLKFGIYDIDNKTFDLNDDDFLGEFECTLGQVVSSRTLTKPLVLKNGRPAGRGSITITAEEVKDNRVVVLEVEARKLDNKDFFGKSDPYLEFHKQTGDGNWVMVHRTEVIKNNLNPVWRPFKISLNSLCYSDMDKSIKVECYDYDSDGSHDLIGSFQTTMSKLKEASRSSPVEFECINEKKRQKKKNYKNSGIVSVKHCEIIVECTFLDYIMGGCQLNFTVGIDFTGSNGDPRSPDSLHYLSPNGVNEYLTAIWSVGMVIQDYDIDKMFPAFGFGAQIPPSFQVSHEFPLNFNPSNPFCNGIQGIVDAYRACLPQVKLYGPTNFSPIINHVARFAAAATQQQTASQYFILLIITDGVITDLDQTRTAIVNASKLPMSIIIVGVGGADFDAMEFLDGDNGVLRSSSGEPAVRDIVQFVPFRKFQNSPKEALAQCVLAEVPQQVVNYFSTYKLQPPKNPAVK; encoded by the exons ATGGCGGCACAGTGTGTGACAAAGGTGGAGCTGACTATTGCCTGCACCAATCTCTTGGATAAAGATGTTGGTTCCAAGTCAGACCCGCTGTGTGTGCTTCTCCAGAACACGAGTGGTCAGCAGTGGTATGAG GTTGATCGCACAGAAAGAGTTAAGAATTCCTTGAACCCAAAGTTTGCCAAGAAATTCCTAATTGATTACTATTTTGAGCTTGTTCAGAAACTTAAGTTTGGAATATATGACATTGATAACAAAACCTTTGATCTGAATGATGATGACTTCTTAGGAGAATTTGAGTGTACACTGGGACAA GTAGTTTCTAGCAGGACTCTAACAAAACCATTAGTGCTTAAAAATGGCAGACCTGCTGGAAGAGGAAGTATTACG ATTACAGCAGAAGAAGTGAAGGATAACAGGGTGGTTGTATTGGAAGTAGAAGCAAGGAAACTGGACAATAAG GACTTTTTTGGAAAGTCAGATCCTTATCTGGAATTCCACAAGCAGACTGGAGATGGAAATTGGGTGATGGTTCACAGAACAGAG gttaTTAAAAACAACCTGAATCCTGTTTGGAGGCCCTTTAAAATCTCTCTCAATTCTCTGTGTTACAGTGACATGGATAAGTCAATCAAG GTTGAGTGCTATGACTATGATAGTGATGGGTCTCACGATCTCATAGGAAGTTTTCAAACTACTATGTCAAAACTGAAGGAAGCATCTCGGTCCTCACCT GTTGAATTTGAATGTATCAAcgaaaagaaaagacagaagaaaaaaaactataaaaacTCTGGCATTGTGAGTGTTAAGCACTGTGAG ATCATAGTAGAATGCACATTCCTTGATTACATCATGGGTGGGTGTCAGCTGAATTTCACA GTGGGGATAGATTTTACAGGGTCCAATGGGGACCCTCGCTCTCCAGACTCTCTGCATTACCTCAGCCCTAATGGAGTTAATGAATACCTAACAGCCATTTGGTCTGTAGGAATGGTCATTCAGGATTATGATAT aGATAAGATGTTTCCAGCCTTTGGATTTGGTGCACaaattcctccttcctttcag GTGTCACATGAGTTCCCATTAAATTTTAACCCATCAAACCCATTCTGTAATG GAATCCAAGGCATTGTTGATGCGTATCGGGCTTGTCTTCCTCAAGTGAAGTTATATGGGCCAACAAATTTTTCTCCAATTATAAATCATGTGGCAagatttgctgctgcagctacaCAACAGCAAACAGCATCT CAATACTTTATACTTCTGATCATAACGGATGGTGTGATAACAGACCTTGATCAAACTCGAACTGCCATAGTTAATGCTTCGAAATTGCCTATGTCCATTATCATTGTTGGTGTTGGAGGAGCAGACTTCGATGCTATGGAGTTTCTTGATGGTGACAATGGAGTTCTCAGGTCCTCATCAGGAGAACCAGCTGTCAGAGACATTGTCCAGTTTGTGCCATTCAGGAAATTCCAAAAT TCTCCAAAAGAAGCTCTGGCGCAGTGTGTCCTGGCAGAAGTCCCACAGCAAGTGGTGAACTACTTCAGCACCTACAAACTGCAGCCTCCTAAGAATCCTGCTGTAAAGTGA
- the CPNE3 gene encoding copine-3 isoform X3 — protein sequence MAAQCVTKVELTIACTNLLDKDVGSKSDPLCVLLQNTSGQQWYEVDRTERVKNSLNPKFAKKFLIDYYFELVQKLKFGIYDIDNKTFDLNDDDFLGEFECTLGQVVSSRTLTKPLVLKNGRPAGRGSITITAEEVKDNRVVVLEVEARKLDNKDFFGKSDPYLEFHKQTGDGNWVMVHRTEVIKNNLNPVWRPFKISLNSLCYSDMDKSIKVECYDYDSDGSHDLIGSFQTTMSKLKEASRSSPVEFECINEKKRQKKKNYKNSGIVSVKHCEIIVECTFLDYIMGGCQLNFTVSHEFPLNFNPSNPFCNGIQGIVDAYRACLPQVKLYGPTNFSPIINHVARFAAAATQQQTASQYFILLIITDGVITDLDQTRTAIVNASKLPMSIIIVGVGGADFDAMEFLDGDNGVLRSSSGEPAVRDIVQFVPFRKFQNSPKEALAQCVLAEVPQQVVNYFSTYKLQPPKNPAVK from the exons ATGGCGGCACAGTGTGTGACAAAGGTGGAGCTGACTATTGCCTGCACCAATCTCTTGGATAAAGATGTTGGTTCCAAGTCAGACCCGCTGTGTGTGCTTCTCCAGAACACGAGTGGTCAGCAGTGGTATGAG GTTGATCGCACAGAAAGAGTTAAGAATTCCTTGAACCCAAAGTTTGCCAAGAAATTCCTAATTGATTACTATTTTGAGCTTGTTCAGAAACTTAAGTTTGGAATATATGACATTGATAACAAAACCTTTGATCTGAATGATGATGACTTCTTAGGAGAATTTGAGTGTACACTGGGACAA GTAGTTTCTAGCAGGACTCTAACAAAACCATTAGTGCTTAAAAATGGCAGACCTGCTGGAAGAGGAAGTATTACG ATTACAGCAGAAGAAGTGAAGGATAACAGGGTGGTTGTATTGGAAGTAGAAGCAAGGAAACTGGACAATAAG GACTTTTTTGGAAAGTCAGATCCTTATCTGGAATTCCACAAGCAGACTGGAGATGGAAATTGGGTGATGGTTCACAGAACAGAG gttaTTAAAAACAACCTGAATCCTGTTTGGAGGCCCTTTAAAATCTCTCTCAATTCTCTGTGTTACAGTGACATGGATAAGTCAATCAAG GTTGAGTGCTATGACTATGATAGTGATGGGTCTCACGATCTCATAGGAAGTTTTCAAACTACTATGTCAAAACTGAAGGAAGCATCTCGGTCCTCACCT GTTGAATTTGAATGTATCAAcgaaaagaaaagacagaagaaaaaaaactataaaaacTCTGGCATTGTGAGTGTTAAGCACTGTGAG ATCATAGTAGAATGCACATTCCTTGATTACATCATGGGTGGGTGTCAGCTGAATTTCACA GTGTCACATGAGTTCCCATTAAATTTTAACCCATCAAACCCATTCTGTAATG GAATCCAAGGCATTGTTGATGCGTATCGGGCTTGTCTTCCTCAAGTGAAGTTATATGGGCCAACAAATTTTTCTCCAATTATAAATCATGTGGCAagatttgctgctgcagctacaCAACAGCAAACAGCATCT CAATACTTTATACTTCTGATCATAACGGATGGTGTGATAACAGACCTTGATCAAACTCGAACTGCCATAGTTAATGCTTCGAAATTGCCTATGTCCATTATCATTGTTGGTGTTGGAGGAGCAGACTTCGATGCTATGGAGTTTCTTGATGGTGACAATGGAGTTCTCAGGTCCTCATCAGGAGAACCAGCTGTCAGAGACATTGTCCAGTTTGTGCCATTCAGGAAATTCCAAAAT TCTCCAAAAGAAGCTCTGGCGCAGTGTGTCCTGGCAGAAGTCCCACAGCAAGTGGTGAACTACTTCAGCACCTACAAACTGCAGCCTCCTAAGAATCCTGCTGTAAAGTGA
- the CPNE3 gene encoding copine-3 isoform X2 has translation MAAQCVTKVELTIACTNLLDKDVGSKSDPLCVLLQNTSGQQWYEVDRTERVKNSLNPKFAKKFLIDYYFELVQKLKFGIYDIDNKTFDLNDDDFLGEFECTLGQITAEEVKDNRVVVLEVEARKLDNKDFFGKSDPYLEFHKQTGDGNWVMVHRTEVIKNNLNPVWRPFKISLNSLCYSDMDKSIKVECYDYDSDGSHDLIGSFQTTMSKLKEASRSSPVEFECINEKKRQKKKNYKNSGIVSVKHCEIIVECTFLDYIMGGCQLNFTVGIDFTGSNGDPRSPDSLHYLSPNGVNEYLTAIWSVGMVIQDYDIDKMFPAFGFGAQIPPSFQVSHEFPLNFNPSNPFCNGIQGIVDAYRACLPQVKLYGPTNFSPIINHVARFAAAATQQQTASQYFILLIITDGVITDLDQTRTAIVNASKLPMSIIIVGVGGADFDAMEFLDGDNGVLRSSSGEPAVRDIVQFVPFRKFQNSPKEALAQCVLAEVPQQVVNYFSTYKLQPPKNPAVK, from the exons ATGGCGGCACAGTGTGTGACAAAGGTGGAGCTGACTATTGCCTGCACCAATCTCTTGGATAAAGATGTTGGTTCCAAGTCAGACCCGCTGTGTGTGCTTCTCCAGAACACGAGTGGTCAGCAGTGGTATGAG GTTGATCGCACAGAAAGAGTTAAGAATTCCTTGAACCCAAAGTTTGCCAAGAAATTCCTAATTGATTACTATTTTGAGCTTGTTCAGAAACTTAAGTTTGGAATATATGACATTGATAACAAAACCTTTGATCTGAATGATGATGACTTCTTAGGAGAATTTGAGTGTACACTGGGACAA ATTACAGCAGAAGAAGTGAAGGATAACAGGGTGGTTGTATTGGAAGTAGAAGCAAGGAAACTGGACAATAAG GACTTTTTTGGAAAGTCAGATCCTTATCTGGAATTCCACAAGCAGACTGGAGATGGAAATTGGGTGATGGTTCACAGAACAGAG gttaTTAAAAACAACCTGAATCCTGTTTGGAGGCCCTTTAAAATCTCTCTCAATTCTCTGTGTTACAGTGACATGGATAAGTCAATCAAG GTTGAGTGCTATGACTATGATAGTGATGGGTCTCACGATCTCATAGGAAGTTTTCAAACTACTATGTCAAAACTGAAGGAAGCATCTCGGTCCTCACCT GTTGAATTTGAATGTATCAAcgaaaagaaaagacagaagaaaaaaaactataaaaacTCTGGCATTGTGAGTGTTAAGCACTGTGAG ATCATAGTAGAATGCACATTCCTTGATTACATCATGGGTGGGTGTCAGCTGAATTTCACA GTGGGGATAGATTTTACAGGGTCCAATGGGGACCCTCGCTCTCCAGACTCTCTGCATTACCTCAGCCCTAATGGAGTTAATGAATACCTAACAGCCATTTGGTCTGTAGGAATGGTCATTCAGGATTATGATAT aGATAAGATGTTTCCAGCCTTTGGATTTGGTGCACaaattcctccttcctttcag GTGTCACATGAGTTCCCATTAAATTTTAACCCATCAAACCCATTCTGTAATG GAATCCAAGGCATTGTTGATGCGTATCGGGCTTGTCTTCCTCAAGTGAAGTTATATGGGCCAACAAATTTTTCTCCAATTATAAATCATGTGGCAagatttgctgctgcagctacaCAACAGCAAACAGCATCT CAATACTTTATACTTCTGATCATAACGGATGGTGTGATAACAGACCTTGATCAAACTCGAACTGCCATAGTTAATGCTTCGAAATTGCCTATGTCCATTATCATTGTTGGTGTTGGAGGAGCAGACTTCGATGCTATGGAGTTTCTTGATGGTGACAATGGAGTTCTCAGGTCCTCATCAGGAGAACCAGCTGTCAGAGACATTGTCCAGTTTGTGCCATTCAGGAAATTCCAAAAT TCTCCAAAAGAAGCTCTGGCGCAGTGTGTCCTGGCAGAAGTCCCACAGCAAGTGGTGAACTACTTCAGCACCTACAAACTGCAGCCTCCTAAGAATCCTGCTGTAAAGTGA
- the CPNE3 gene encoding copine-3 isoform X4 yields MSKLKEASRSSPVEFECINEKKRQKKKNYKNSGIVSVKHCEIIVECTFLDYIMGGCQLNFTVGIDFTGSNGDPRSPDSLHYLSPNGVNEYLTAIWSVGMVIQDYDIDKMFPAFGFGAQIPPSFQVSHEFPLNFNPSNPFCNGIQGIVDAYRACLPQVKLYGPTNFSPIINHVARFAAAATQQQTASQYFILLIITDGVITDLDQTRTAIVNASKLPMSIIIVGVGGADFDAMEFLDGDNGVLRSSSGEPAVRDIVQFVPFRKFQNSPKEALAQCVLAEVPQQVVNYFSTYKLQPPKNPAVK; encoded by the exons ATGTCAAAACTGAAGGAAGCATCTCGGTCCTCACCT GTTGAATTTGAATGTATCAAcgaaaagaaaagacagaagaaaaaaaactataaaaacTCTGGCATTGTGAGTGTTAAGCACTGTGAG ATCATAGTAGAATGCACATTCCTTGATTACATCATGGGTGGGTGTCAGCTGAATTTCACA GTGGGGATAGATTTTACAGGGTCCAATGGGGACCCTCGCTCTCCAGACTCTCTGCATTACCTCAGCCCTAATGGAGTTAATGAATACCTAACAGCCATTTGGTCTGTAGGAATGGTCATTCAGGATTATGATAT aGATAAGATGTTTCCAGCCTTTGGATTTGGTGCACaaattcctccttcctttcag GTGTCACATGAGTTCCCATTAAATTTTAACCCATCAAACCCATTCTGTAATG GAATCCAAGGCATTGTTGATGCGTATCGGGCTTGTCTTCCTCAAGTGAAGTTATATGGGCCAACAAATTTTTCTCCAATTATAAATCATGTGGCAagatttgctgctgcagctacaCAACAGCAAACAGCATCT CAATACTTTATACTTCTGATCATAACGGATGGTGTGATAACAGACCTTGATCAAACTCGAACTGCCATAGTTAATGCTTCGAAATTGCCTATGTCCATTATCATTGTTGGTGTTGGAGGAGCAGACTTCGATGCTATGGAGTTTCTTGATGGTGACAATGGAGTTCTCAGGTCCTCATCAGGAGAACCAGCTGTCAGAGACATTGTCCAGTTTGTGCCATTCAGGAAATTCCAAAAT TCTCCAAAAGAAGCTCTGGCGCAGTGTGTCCTGGCAGAAGTCCCACAGCAAGTGGTGAACTACTTCAGCACCTACAAACTGCAGCCTCCTAAGAATCCTGCTGTAAAGTGA